Below is a window of Pseudomonadota bacterium DNA.
GGCGTTGCGGCCCTCGCCGAGATAGCGAAGCTCGACCGGATGGGCGCGGACGCGCAGATCGGAATGGCTCTCTACAGCGGCAGGATGGATCTCGCGGACGCTATCAGCTCGCCGCTTAGATCGGACAGGCCCGACGGGCTGTGGCCAACGGTCGTGGCCGACGATTCGGGGGTCGCGCTCGGGCTGGCCTGGTCGGACGCGGAAAGCCTGCGAGAGGCGGTCCGCCTGCGCCGCGGGGTGTATTGCTCACGAACGCGCGGCCTGTGGATCAAGGGCGAGGGCTCGGGCGACGTGCAGGATCTCATCCGCATAGACCTCGACTGCGACCGCGACGCGCTCCGTTTCACGGTGCGACAGTCCGGGCAGGGCTTCTGCCACCTGGGCACCAGGACCTGCTGGGGCGACGATGGCGGGCTTCGGAGTCTATCGCGCAGGCTGTTCGAGAGGAGAACCAAGGCCCCCGACGGCTCCTACACGAGGAGGCTCTTCGACGACCCGGCGCTGCTCGCTTCCAAGCTCAAGGAGGAGGCCGGAGAGCTCGCCGAGGCAAGGGGGGATGGCGTCGCAGAGGAGGCGGCGGACCTCATCTACTTCGCGCTGGTCGCCATGGCGCGGTCGGGGGTGGAGATCGCGGAGGTCGAACGCGTGCTGGACAGACGCTCGCGGAAGCTCACGCGCAGGCCGGGCGACGCGAAGCCGGCCATGAAAAAATGACGCGGATGGAGATCATATGGTTCTGATGAAGATCATGGATGCGGGCGATCTCAATCTCTCGCGCAGGGAACCGGTGGACTCAGAGGCGCAGAGGGTCGCGCAGGCCGTGGTCGATGAAGTGCGCGCGGGCGGCGAGGAGGCGCTGCGCCGCTGCGCGGAGCGCTTCGGCGAGGTGAGGCAGGGGGACAAGCTGTTCTACTCGCGCGAGGAGCTTGCGCGCTCGCTCGATTGCGTGGAGAGGGCCGACAGGGAGCTCATCGCCCGAGTCGCGGATCGGATACGCAGATTCGCTGCAGCGCAGCGCGAGAGCTTGAAGCCGTTCGAGTTCCCCATCCCGGGCGGCACGGCGGGCCAGATGATCGCGCCGGTGGCGCGCGCCGGATGCTACGCGCCGGGCGGCCGCTTCCCGCTTCCATCCTCGGTGCTGATGACGGCGGTGACCGCCAGGGCGGCCGGCGTCGCCGAGGTGTGGGTGGCCTCTCCGAAGCCCACCGCCATGGTGCTGGCGGCCGCGGCCGCCTCGGGCGCGGACGGGCTCCTCGCGGCGGGCGGGGCGCAGGCGATCGCGGCCATGGCCTACGGCGCGGGCCCCATGCCCGCGTGCGACGTCATCGCTGGGCCGGGGAACAGGTACGTGACAGCCGCCAAGAAGATCGTATCAGGCACTGTCGCCATAGACATGCTGGCCGGCCCGTCCGAGCTCGTGGTGCTGGCCGACTCGTCGGCAGACCCAGCGGTCGTGGCCGCGGACCTCATCGCTCAGGCGGAGCACGACCCCGACGCGATTCCTGTCCTCGTGACCACCGACCGATCCTTGGCGGAGGATGTGCTGCGCAGGATGGACAGGCAGCTCGAGAGACTCCCCACCGCCAAGACCGCGCGCGGCGCCCTCGCCAACGGCTTCGTCCTCGTCGCCTCCGACATGAAGGGGGCGATCGAGGCGTGCGACCGAATCGCGCCCGAGCATATCGAGCTGCAGGTCAAGGATGCCGAAAGATTGGCGGAGAAGCTCTCCAATTATGGCGCCCTGTTCATCGGCGCCGCTGCCGCGGAGGTCCTCGGAGACTACGGTGCGGGCCCGAACCACACGCTGCCCACCGGCGGCACCTCGCGCCACACCGGGGGGCTGTCGGTGCTCAATTTCCTCAGGGTCCGCACGTGGATGCGGATCGACGACGCGGCCGCGGCCCGGGGGATGATCGAGGATGCGGCGCGGCTGGGCGAGATCGAGGGATTGGCAGCCCACGCGATTTCGGCTAATCTGCGCATCTCACGATAAGGGGGGGACGATGGCAAGGGCGGCGCAAGCGAGAAGGCACAGGCTGATAATCCCCGAGGGCT
It encodes the following:
- the hisD gene encoding histidinol dehydrogenase, with translation MVLMKIMDAGDLNLSRREPVDSEAQRVAQAVVDEVRAGGEEALRRCAERFGEVRQGDKLFYSREELARSLDCVERADRELIARVADRIRRFAAAQRESLKPFEFPIPGGTAGQMIAPVARAGCYAPGGRFPLPSSVLMTAVTARAAGVAEVWVASPKPTAMVLAAAAASGADGLLAAGGAQAIAAMAYGAGPMPACDVIAGPGNRYVTAAKKIVSGTVAIDMLAGPSELVVLADSSADPAVVAADLIAQAEHDPDAIPVLVTTDRSLAEDVLRRMDRQLERLPTAKTARGALANGFVLVASDMKGAIEACDRIAPEHIELQVKDAERLAEKLSNYGALFIGAAAAEVLGDYGAGPNHTLPTGGTSRHTGGLSVLNFLRVRTWMRIDDAAAARGMIEDAARLGEIEGLAAHAISANLRISR
- the hisE gene encoding phosphoribosyl-ATP diphosphatase, which translates into the protein MIIPSIDLQAGRTVQLVGGERLEIDAGDPIPIAERFSVAGEIAVIDLDAAMGSGGNRALVEELVRRFTCRVGGGIRDYGAAAGWLDAGASSVIIGTAATPELLRRLPRERVIAALDARSGEVVVEGWKRGTGRGIIERVAELKDHVGGFLVTFVEREGRMGGTDMELARRVVEAAGKAKVTIAGGVAALAEIAKLDRMGADAQIGMALYSGRMDLADAISSPLRSDRPDGLWPTVVADDSGVALGLAWSDAESLREAVRLRRGVYCSRTRGLWIKGEGSGDVQDLIRIDLDCDRDALRFTVRQSGQGFCHLGTRTCWGDDGGLRSLSRRLFERRTKAPDGSYTRRLFDDPALLASKLKEEAGELAEARGDGVAEEAADLIYFALVAMARSGVEIAEVERVLDRRSRKLTRRPGDAKPAMKK